The following are encoded together in the Eptesicus fuscus isolate TK198812 chromosome 16, DD_ASM_mEF_20220401, whole genome shotgun sequence genome:
- the POLE4 gene encoding DNA polymerase epsilon subunit 4, protein MAAAAAGSGPPREEEGSSGEAAAPQPQAPTSVSGARLSRLPLARVKALVKADPDVTLAGQEAIFILARAAELFVETIAKDAYCCAQQGKRKTLQRRDLDNAIEAVDEFAFLEGTLD, encoded by the exons ATGGCGGCGGCCGCTGCAGGAAGCGGGCCGCCCCGCGAAGAGGAGGGGTCCAGTGGGGAGGCAGCGGCCCCGCAGCCGCAAGCTCCGACGAGTGTGTCCGGGGCCCGTCTCTCGAGGCTGCCTCTGGCGCGAGTGAAGGCCTTGGTTAAGGCGGACCCTGATGTGACGCTCGCGGGACAGGAAGCCATCTTCATTCTGGCACGAGCCGCG GAGCTGTTTGTGGAGACTATTGCAAAAGATGCCTACTGCTGTGCTCaacaaggaaagaggaaaaccCTCCAGAGGAGAGATTTGG ATAATGCAATAGAAGCTGTGGATGAATTTGCTTTTCTGGAAG